The following coding sequences are from one Capsicum annuum cultivar UCD-10X-F1 chromosome 3, UCD10Xv1.1, whole genome shotgun sequence window:
- the LOC107862358 gene encoding E3 ubiquitin ligase BIG BROTHER-related has protein sequence MAQVSISPLNFLNDDDDDVIEHQNAVVEDVDSSPYWPITFGDFTVYASPDLSNFPRHRSQISSVSTRRNGFALNGDISQREDQVNFVMDMFHQRVEQSQSSSRVVLDPDVEDGFGVIEGDEFTGLNNLDVEFGLGLGLGFREDTDDSGFHVEDCDGPEEFVSGLRVVDVESDSDHDGNCVVGGRLFDVGEGDDDDEDENIRDNESDDPSLRLCWGSFQLEDHRDVNEDFEWEEIDGRVDEREILSLFDEEISEIAAREDRARELENLEWEFLLNVQNLEPDPEFRNAEFDLNPHIDQEDYNYTAEYELLFEQFAEAESALSGRPPASKIVVRDLPTVAVSKDDLEKNHATCAICKDEMNLGEEARQLPCAHRYHGDCILPWLGIRNTCPVCRYELPTDDPVYERGRRMQTQRVG, from the coding sequence ATGGCTCAGGTCTCCATCTCTCCCCTTAATTTCCTCAACGACGACGACGATGACGTCATCGAACATCAAAACGCCGTTGTAGAGGACGTCGACTCTTCTCCTTACTGGCCTATCACTTTCGGTGACTTCACCGTTTACGCCTCCCCAGATCTCTCCAATTTCCCTCGCCACCGTTCCCAAATATCTTCCGTTTCTACTAGGAGGAACGGTTTTGCATTAAACGGCGACATTTCACAACGCGAGGACCAAGTCAATTTTGTTATGGATATGTTTCACCAACGGGTTGAACAATCTCAATCGTCGAGTCGGGTTGTTTTGGACCCGGATGTGGAGGATGGTTTTGGTGTGATTGAAGGGGATGAGTTTACGGGGTTGAACAACTTAGATGTAGAATTTGGGTTAGGGTTAGGGTTAGGTTTTCGTGAGGATACGGATGATTCGGGGTTTCATGTTGAGGACTGTGATGGACCGGAGGAGTTTGTGAGTGGGTTGAGGGTTGTGGATGTTGAATCCGATTCGGATCATGATGGGAATTGTGTTGTTGGCGGCAGACTGTTCGATGTGGGTGAAGGTGATGACGATGATGAAGATGAGAATATTCGTGATAACGAGAGTGATGACCCGAGTCTTCGGTTATGTTGGGGTTCATTCCAATTGGAGGATCATAGGGATGTGAATGAGGACTTTGAGTGGGAAGAAATTGATGGGAGAGTTGATGAGAGAGAGATTTTGAGCTTGTTTGATGAGGAGATATCGGAAATTGCTGCGCGAGAGGATAGAGCTCGCGAGTTGGAAAATTTGGAGTGGGAGTTTCTGCTGAATGTTCAGAATTTGGAGCCTGACCCAGAATTTAGAAATGCAGAATTCGATCTCAATCCTCATATTGATCAAGAGGATTATAATTACACTGCTGAGTATGAGCTATTGTTCGAACAGTTTGCAGAGGCCGAGAGTGCTTTAAGTGGAAGACCACCAGCTTCAAAGATTGTTGTTAGAGACCTTCCAACTGTGGCTGTGAGTAAAGATGATTTAGAAAAGAACCATGCTACTTGTGCTATCTGCAAGGATGAGATGAATTTGGGAGAAGAGGCTAGACAGTTACCATGTGCTCATAGGTATCATGGCGACTGTATTCTGCCTTGGCTTGGAATTAGGAATACCTGTCCAGTTTGTCGATATGAGTTGCCCACTGATGATCCTGTCTATGAGAGGGGGAGAAGGATGCAGACTCAAAGAGTTGGTTGA